From the Moorena sp. SIOASIH genome, the window ATATTCTCAATTGAGCGATCGCGTTACCTGTCATGGGTATATTCGAGATATTCAATCGGTGTGGCAACAAAACCATTTGATGGTAATGGCTAGTCGAGGGGAGGGAACTCCATTAGCTGTCCTAGAAGCAATGATGTGTGGTCGCCCAACGGTAACCACTGACGTAGGGGGGAATCGAGAAATTTTAAGTGACGGAGAAACTGGTTTCATTGCAGAGACTGCAACTCCTTATTCATTCGGCAAGACCTTAGAAAAAGCCTGGGAAGAACGCGACTGCTGGTCTGCAATGGGATCTGCAGCACATGAAGTTGCTAAGCAATATGCCCAGTCAAACCCAGCTCAACAACTTCTCGATTATTTAGTAACTATCCCAACAAACTCATAAAAAGTGGATAATAAATTTAATTCACCAAAAGAGCCAAAATCGAATCAGAACAATAAACACAACCATCATAAACAAGGGTTTCTTGAATCGATTCACCTCATGAGAGGATTGGCTGCTGCATTAGTGCTAATTGACCACACCTTCGGGTGGATCGATCTAGGTATTTTGTCTGCTGTCATTGCTCCCATAGATGGTCATGGTCAGGTTGGAGTCACAATATTTTTTGTTATTTCTGGCTTTATCTTGCCCTATTCTATGTTATCAAAATATAAACTAAAGCACTACACTACCTTTATTGCCAAGCGTCTGATTCGGCTAGATCCTGTTTATTATGTTGCTATATTATTTTCTATACTATTACTTTATGTAAAAACGCGCTTATCAGCCAATGGTGTTCCTTGGGAATTAGATTGGGGACAGTTATTTGCTCACTTTCTTTATTTCATTCCTTTTACAAATTATAAATGGTTAAATGAGGCTTTTTGGACTTTAGGTATTGAGTTTCAGTTTTATTTACTGCTAGGTCTTATTTTCCCCTTGATTAAATATGCTATTAGAGAGCATAGTCGGTTATTTTGTATTTTGAGTATTTTATTAGCAATTTTAGCTCTCAATCTAAGTGCGTTAGCTGCTGGCATCGGATTTAAAATCGTACCATACCTGGCTTTATTTATCTTGGGAATACTCAGCTTTGGGTATTACATTAAGTGGCTAAAAACTAGCGATTTTTGGGTGACTAGTTTTCTGGTGGTGATAATTTATTCTCTAAGTCCTGCCGGTGATGTGAGTAAGAGCCTAGTAGCAGCCATATCAGTTTTAGCGATAATTTTTTGGCAAGCACCAGTAATCAAGCTAAGATTTTTGGGTACTATTTCCTATTCCCTTTATGTAATTCATTATCCTATTACTGCTTTTATAAATGGAAATGTTGGTAAAACTTTAGTTGAAAAAGGTGGTATTTGGTCATCAATACCTTGGATTTTTCCTATGGCTAGCCTAAGTATATCCTTGCTAGCAGCTTGGATGATGTACTTACTAATTGAAGTACCTACTATGAAACTAGCGAAGAAAATTCGCTATCAAAGTTAAAAAACTATGGATACGTATTAAAATTAATCTATGGCAGAAGCTCCTACAATTAAAGTAGCGAAAATTATCAAGTATTAATTCCAATATTTTTTATTATAAAAATTTATAACAATTACATGGATTTAAAAAAATATGGTAATGTAATTAATCACCAAATATATTATTTTTTAATTCATAACTTAAATTTTTCTGTAATTTCAGATGATTGTTGGGGCGGACAAATATATCGCGATATAGGGAGGCATTACTTAACACCATTTGTTGGTACATTCATCAATCCAGAGGACTACTTAAAGCTGTGCATAAATCTTCAGGACTATCTTCTATTGCCATTGCACTTTATAGAAAGTAACAAGTGTAGACCTGGAGAAGATAGTCCTTTCCCAATAGCGATGCTCGGTGATATAGAGATTAATTTTATGCACTATAATAGCCGAGAAGAAGCTTTGCAGAAGTGGACAAGACGTATTCAGCGCGTTAATTTTGATAATGTCTTCTTTAAAATTGACTTTGAACGTCAAGGACCTTATGGAAAACGCCCCTACAACACCACAGATATCCGCAATTGGAATCACCTCAGATTTTCGAATTCAATTGCTATTACTTCACAGAAACAATCTGGAATTTTCCAAAGCCTATATTTACCAGAACATCACCCTAATGCAGTGATTACCTACTGGCGTTCTAGAAGGCATTTTTCATTAGTTAATTGGTTAAACAAAGGAGAAATTAATAACACATTAAGCAACTGTATTGTGTCTTACTTTTTACCAAAAAATTAGTGTTATTCTAGAGAATAAAGAATTTATCATATTTTATAAATTATCCTGTATGGTAAAAGTTTCCGTCATTATCCCTAACTACAATCGCGAGACTTTAGTTGGCGACACTATTGAAAACATGCTTCGTCAGAGTCTGCCACCCCATGAAGTAATTGTAGTAGATGATGGTTCAACTGATAACTCAGTTAGTGTAATCAAAAAATTTGGTAACCGAGTAACGCTAATTGAGCAAACAAATCAAGGACCAAGTGCAGCGAGAAACTTGGGTTTAAAGGTTGCCTCTGGAGACTTTATTCAGTTTATGGACAGTGATGATTTAGCTTCCCTTAATAAGCTAGAAGTGCAAGCTAGAGTATTACAGGAGCAAGAGGCAGATATTGTTTATGGTGCTTGGACTAAAGCTTGGCTGACGAATGGTCAAGTAAAATTACAAGATGTGGTACTACAGCAAGCTCCTTTACCGTCCCATCAACATCCCCTGTTCTGGTTTTTAACTTCTTGGTCAATGGTATTTCAACAATGCCTAGTACGCAAATCCTTACTAGATAGAATCGGAGGTTACCGCGAAGACCTAAGACTGTATGAAGATGGAGAACTCTTTGTACGTATGCTATTAGCTGGAGCTAAACTTGTCCATGAATCAGAAACTCTCACTCTCTACAGGTTAGAAGATCATGGTAAACTAACAGCATCTGGCAGCCAACAACATAGAAAAATACTAGATAAAGCTCGCTTTCATATTCTAATTGCCAACTTGCTGAAGCAAGAACCAGCATTCAGTAAAATTCTGACCCATCCTGAATTTAGAGCCAATGCTTGGTCTAGCCTTAAAGACTTAGAAAAATTTCCAAATAACTCGGATAGTTTGTCCCATTCTCTAAAAGATTTTTTAGGTCAAGAAAATTTACTGTTACTGAGTATAATCAACTGGCTGCGCCAAAAAAGTAAAGGAATACAATATCGTCTTAAAGGTCATCGATGGTCTCATGGTTATCAAGCATATCCTCTTACAGCCAAACAACAAAAACTTATAGAAAAATTGGGATTTTCTGTTTCCTAACCATTTCCGATGTCAAACACTGCAAATACTTTATTAATCGTTGAAGAAGCCCTCAGAGATCTCAAAGCCCACTGGTTCGAGTATATTAAAACCATTACTCAAGCTGCGGAAGCCCAGGGATGGCAAGTTCAGGTTGGTGCTCACCACGATGTCGTTCCAGAAATTTGCCAAGAATTAAAAGTTTTTCCCCTGTTTCGTTACGCTCGATATCTAGACAACCAGAAAAAAAAGTTACCGGGTGAGAGATATTATGGCTTTTTGCTCCATAGTTGGCGATGTTTAGTTGTTCTCGTGCCCCTACTAGGGAAACAGCCCCGTTATGAGCATATTTTTGTGCCTACGGTTTTGATACATCATCTGCTGGCTTGGTGGATGATTATGACATTTCATCCTCAAAGACCTCAGCATTTAACCCTATTTTTTGTAGCCAATCCGGGGATTTGGGATCGTAATATTCAGAAGTCAATCTTACCATCATCTCCCCTCCTAGGAATTCAACGCTTCCTACTCCGCCGTTTTCAGAAGCTAGTGGCACAAGGAACAGTTACCTTGGCTGTGGAAACCAAGGGAGCAAAACGGGAGTTTGAGGAACTAACTAATTTACCGTTCCAGCTTTTCCCCCATCCTGTACCTCAGTTAACAGAATCTAGCCCACTATCAATTAGATTATCATCAACTCAAGAATCATCCAGT encodes:
- a CDS encoding DUF1919 domain-containing protein, yielding MDLKKYGNVINHQIYYFLIHNLNFSVISDDCWGGQIYRDIGRHYLTPFVGTFINPEDYLKLCINLQDYLLLPLHFIESNKCRPGEDSPFPIAMLGDIEINFMHYNSREEALQKWTRRIQRVNFDNVFFKIDFERQGPYGKRPYNTTDIRNWNHLRFSNSIAITSQKQSGIFQSLYLPEHHPNAVITYWRSRRHFSLVNWLNKGEINNTLSNCIVSYFLPKN
- a CDS encoding glycosyltransferase, which gives rise to MSNTANTLLIVEEALRDLKAHWFEYIKTITQAAEAQGWQVQVGAHHDVVPEICQELKVFPLFRYARYLDNQKKKLPGERYYGFLLHSWRCLVVLVPLLGKQPRYEHIFVPTVLIHHLLAWWMIMTFHPQRPQHLTLFFVANPGIWDRNIQKSILPSSPLLGIQRFLLRRFQKLVAQGTVTLAVETKGAKREFEELTNLPFQLFPHPVPQLTESSPLSIRLSSTQESSSAPTFACYGFARYEKGSDMFKTAIEQLLSQQQDIPVQFCIQWVEPFSLPDGSICEPGSLLRQHPQVTIIDRPLQSHDYQTLLSKTDCMILPYRNSSYHARVSRVAIEAVCLGIPLIYTKGGWLEEIVSEFGSGIGIEDECTQELTQAIITLGENLAEYTQLALGKRAKAQQYFSPANFCQQLLSPNKI
- a CDS encoding acyltransferase, translating into MDNKFNSPKEPKSNQNNKHNHHKQGFLESIHLMRGLAAALVLIDHTFGWIDLGILSAVIAPIDGHGQVGVTIFFVISGFILPYSMLSKYKLKHYTTFIAKRLIRLDPVYYVAILFSILLLYVKTRLSANGVPWELDWGQLFAHFLYFIPFTNYKWLNEAFWTLGIEFQFYLLLGLIFPLIKYAIREHSRLFCILSILLAILALNLSALAAGIGFKIVPYLALFILGILSFGYYIKWLKTSDFWVTSFLVVIIYSLSPAGDVSKSLVAAISVLAIIFWQAPVIKLRFLGTISYSLYVIHYPITAFINGNVGKTLVEKGGIWSSIPWIFPMASLSISLLAAWMMYLLIEVPTMKLAKKIRYQS
- a CDS encoding glycosyltransferase, coding for MVKVSVIIPNYNRETLVGDTIENMLRQSLPPHEVIVVDDGSTDNSVSVIKKFGNRVTLIEQTNQGPSAARNLGLKVASGDFIQFMDSDDLASLNKLEVQARVLQEQEADIVYGAWTKAWLTNGQVKLQDVVLQQAPLPSHQHPLFWFLTSWSMVFQQCLVRKSLLDRIGGYREDLRLYEDGELFVRMLLAGAKLVHESETLTLYRLEDHGKLTASGSQQHRKILDKARFHILIANLLKQEPAFSKILTHPEFRANAWSSLKDLEKFPNNSDSLSHSLKDFLGQENLLLLSIINWLRQKSKGIQYRLKGHRWSHGYQAYPLTAKQQKLIEKLGFSVS